One region of Hoeflea sp. 108 genomic DNA includes:
- a CDS encoding MFS transporter, with translation MTLPPLTPEQQIKPRRFELRISLLFAALFVPMGVHLPYFPLWLEAKGFDPEQIAIILSAPMFLRVVTTPLIAAMADKAKDRASVFIFLAASSLAISLGYFLEPAYLTVLVVSLALSVVWTPHSPIADSLALSGVRRFGSDYAAMRIWGSIAFLGGSLAAGFILSWTGAEAVPAIISLGLLGCFLMSFITPRLGRPRRASPLSATDMQQQAPKLFNRYFLIMAGGTGVIIASHGFLYGFVSIYWKSLGISETVVGLLWSWGVAAEIAMFMVFTRVFGRRSTAFVLLLAGAGAIVRWIAYPLIWPLGLGVPGFFAVQSLHAFSTALVLIGVQKLIAESVPEERTGAAQGVAYFTNGMSMAVVTLASGPLYQNFGANGFYFMAGVAAVAIMLVLVGARSAPKLGQGRRHH, from the coding sequence ATGACGCTTCCGCCTCTGACACCAGAACAGCAGATCAAGCCGCGCCGCTTCGAACTGCGAATCTCGCTGCTTTTTGCAGCACTCTTCGTGCCGATGGGCGTGCATCTGCCGTACTTCCCGCTGTGGCTGGAAGCCAAGGGTTTCGACCCCGAGCAGATCGCCATCATCCTGTCGGCGCCGATGTTCCTGCGCGTCGTCACCACGCCGCTGATTGCGGCCATGGCCGACAAAGCCAAGGACCGCGCCAGCGTCTTCATCTTCCTCGCCGCCTCGTCGCTGGCGATCTCCCTCGGCTACTTCCTCGAACCGGCCTATCTGACGGTGCTGGTCGTGTCGCTGGCGCTTTCCGTAGTCTGGACCCCGCATTCGCCGATCGCAGATTCGCTGGCGCTGTCGGGCGTGCGCCGCTTCGGCTCGGATTATGCGGCGATGCGCATCTGGGGGTCGATCGCGTTTCTTGGCGGCAGCCTTGCCGCAGGCTTCATCCTGTCGTGGACGGGCGCCGAGGCCGTGCCTGCGATCATTTCGCTCGGACTGCTCGGCTGCTTCCTGATGTCGTTCATCACGCCGAGGCTCGGCCGGCCACGCCGGGCATCGCCACTGTCGGCCACCGACATGCAGCAGCAGGCGCCCAAGCTGTTCAACCGCTATTTCCTGATCATGGCCGGCGGCACAGGCGTCATCATCGCCAGCCACGGGTTCCTCTATGGCTTCGTGTCGATCTACTGGAAATCCTTGGGCATCAGTGAAACCGTCGTCGGCTTGCTGTGGAGCTGGGGCGTCGCCGCCGAGATAGCCATGTTCATGGTGTTCACGCGCGTCTTCGGCCGGCGCTCCACTGCCTTCGTGCTGTTGCTTGCAGGTGCCGGCGCCATCGTGCGCTGGATTGCCTATCCGCTGATCTGGCCGCTCGGGCTCGGCGTGCCTGGCTTCTTCGCGGTCCAGAGCCTGCATGCATTTTCGACCGCGCTGGTGCTCATCGGTGTGCAGAAGCTGATCGCCGAATCGGTGCCCGAGGAACGTACCGGCGCTGCCCAGGGCGTCGCCTATTTCACCAACGGCATGTCGATGGCTGTGGTGACGCTGGCGTCCGGGCCGCTTTACCAGAACTTTGGCGCCAACGGCTTCTACTTCATGGCCGGCGTTGCCGCCGTCGCCATCATGCTGGTGCTTGTCGGCGCCCGTTCAGCCCCAAAGCTCGGGCAGGGGCGGCGACACCATTGA
- a CDS encoding SDR family oxidoreductase, with product MDLGISGKKAIVCASSKGLGKGCAIALAEAGCELFLNGRDAGILSRTATEIRQRCGVPVTEIVGDISDPAVQKALLSACPDPDILVNNNGGPPYRDFRELDREKILAGVTNNMVTPIELIKAVIDGMAARGFGRIVNITSLSVYTPIPGLDLSSGARAGLTAFLAGVARTVADRNVTINNMLPGKLDTDRLRGPHEPGSIEDPAEGAARRARLSAGIPAGRLGTPEEFGQICAFLCSTHAGYMTGQNIPVDGGLYVSSF from the coding sequence ATGGATCTCGGCATCAGCGGGAAGAAGGCAATCGTCTGCGCCTCGAGCAAGGGCCTCGGCAAGGGCTGCGCGATAGCGCTGGCCGAAGCCGGCTGCGAGCTGTTCCTCAACGGTCGCGACGCCGGCATCCTCAGCCGCACGGCAACGGAAATCCGCCAGCGCTGCGGCGTGCCGGTCACCGAGATTGTCGGCGACATCTCCGATCCGGCCGTGCAGAAGGCGCTGCTTTCGGCCTGCCCCGATCCCGACATCCTGGTCAACAACAATGGCGGGCCGCCCTACCGGGACTTCCGCGAACTCGACCGGGAGAAGATTCTCGCCGGCGTCACCAACAACATGGTCACCCCGATCGAGCTCATCAAAGCGGTCATCGACGGCATGGCGGCGCGCGGCTTCGGCCGCATCGTCAACATCACCTCACTGTCGGTCTACACGCCGATCCCCGGCCTCGACCTGTCCTCCGGTGCCCGCGCCGGCCTGACAGCATTCCTGGCAGGCGTTGCGCGCACGGTTGCCGACCGCAACGTCACCATCAACAACATGCTGCCCGGCAAGCTCGACACCGACCGCCTGCGCGGCCCGCATGAGCCCGGAAGCATCGAGGATCCGGCGGAAGGTGCAGCCCGCCGCGCGCGGCTCAGCGCCGGCATTCCAGCCGGTCGCCTCGGCACGCCTGAAGAATTCGGCCAGATCTGCGCCTTCCTGTGCTCGACACATGCTGGTTACATGACCGGGCAGAACATCCCTGTTGACGGCGGGCTCTATGTGAGCTCGTTCTAG
- a CDS encoding ABC transporter ATP-binding protein, translating into MARIRIDLRGGAFRSVLGFTFRHWQRQPVRLLLISAAVLISTMADVLTPLYSGRLIDAVASGAATDEVAWNAALTAFFTLLALATGSLVFRHFAFAGIIELTLKMMSDIAQDAFHRVQRFSTDWHANSFAGSTVRKVTRGMWALDLLNDTLLVALLPSFVMLLGSTILLGWHWPMMGLIIAAGSLVFIAQTVLMSLGFVAPAASLANSWDTRLGGSLADAVSCNSVVKAFGAEEREENRLAKVIGKWRHRTGRTWMRGTINGTSQNITLVLLRAAIIGFALMLWAGGQASAGDIAFVLTSFFLLQGYLRDVGMHIRNLQRSVNDMEELVDIQGQPLGVADRPGAKPIQIRDGGIEFKHVTFHYGTHANPLYRDFSVSIKPGERVGLVGHSGSGKTTFVKLIQRLYDVGDGRIVIDGQDIAKATQSSLRSQIAIVQQEPILFHRSLAENIAYARPGATQAEIEHAAKLASAHDFIQRLPKGYGTLVGERGVKLSGGERQRVAIARAFLADAPILILDEATSSLDSESEVLIQQAMERLMVGRTTLIIAHRLSTVRALDRLLVFDRGEIVEEGRHETLVRRDGGIYRRLFERQALELTKGLV; encoded by the coding sequence ATGGCTCGTATTCGTATCGACCTGCGCGGCGGAGCGTTCCGCAGCGTTCTCGGATTCACTTTCAGGCACTGGCAGCGCCAGCCGGTGCGTCTCTTGCTGATTTCGGCGGCCGTGCTCATCTCGACCATGGCCGACGTCCTGACGCCGCTCTATTCGGGCCGGCTGATCGACGCCGTGGCCAGCGGTGCTGCCACCGACGAGGTGGCATGGAATGCGGCGTTGACGGCATTCTTCACGCTGCTCGCGCTGGCGACAGGCTCGCTCGTGTTCCGTCACTTTGCCTTTGCCGGCATCATCGAGCTGACGCTCAAAATGATGTCCGACATCGCCCAGGATGCGTTTCATCGCGTCCAGCGCTTCTCGACCGACTGGCACGCCAACAGCTTCGCCGGCTCGACCGTGCGCAAGGTGACGCGCGGCATGTGGGCGCTCGACCTGCTCAACGACACGCTGCTGGTGGCGCTGCTGCCGTCCTTCGTGATGCTGCTCGGCTCGACCATCCTGCTCGGCTGGCACTGGCCGATGATGGGCCTGATCATTGCTGCGGGTTCGCTCGTCTTCATCGCGCAGACGGTGCTGATGTCGCTTGGCTTTGTTGCGCCGGCGGCAAGCCTTGCCAACAGCTGGGACACGCGGCTCGGCGGTTCGCTGGCCGATGCCGTCAGCTGCAACTCCGTGGTCAAGGCGTTCGGCGCGGAGGAGCGCGAGGAAAACCGGCTCGCCAAGGTGATCGGCAAGTGGCGTCACCGCACGGGGCGCACCTGGATGCGCGGCACGATCAACGGCACGTCGCAGAACATCACGCTTGTCCTGCTGCGTGCCGCGATCATCGGCTTTGCGCTGATGCTGTGGGCTGGCGGGCAGGCGAGCGCGGGCGACATCGCCTTCGTGCTGACCTCGTTCTTCCTGCTGCAGGGCTACCTGCGCGATGTCGGCATGCACATCCGCAACCTGCAGCGTTCGGTCAACGACATGGAGGAACTGGTCGACATCCAGGGCCAACCGCTCGGTGTTGCCGATCGCCCCGGCGCCAAGCCGATCCAGATCCGGGATGGCGGCATCGAGTTCAAGCATGTGACGTTCCACTACGGAACGCATGCGAACCCGCTCTACCGGGACTTCTCGGTGTCGATCAAGCCGGGCGAACGTGTCGGCCTTGTCGGCCACTCCGGCTCGGGCAAGACGACCTTCGTCAAGCTGATCCAGCGGCTCTACGACGTCGGCGACGGCCGGATCGTGATCGACGGGCAGGACATCGCCAAGGCGACGCAGTCCTCGCTGCGTTCGCAAATCGCGATCGTGCAGCAGGAGCCGATCCTGTTCCACCGCTCGCTGGCCGAGAACATCGCCTATGCCAGGCCGGGTGCGACACAGGCCGAGATCGAGCACGCTGCGAAACTCGCCAGCGCGCACGACTTCATCCAGCGGCTGCCCAAGGGCTATGGCACGCTGGTCGGCGAGCGTGGCGTCAAGCTGTCGGGCGGCGAACGCCAGCGCGTGGCGATTGCCCGCGCCTTCCTGGCCGATGCACCGATCCTGATTCTCGACGAGGCGACTTCGAGCCTCGATTCGGAATCGGAGGTGCTGATCCAGCAGGCGATGGAACGCCTGATGGTCGGGCGCACGACGCTGATCATCGCGCACCGGCTGTCCACCGTCCGGGCGCTCGACCGGCTACTCGTCTTCGATCGTGGTGAGATCGTCGAGGAGGGCCGGCACGAGACACTGGTTCGGCGCGACGGCGGCATCTACCGCCGCCTGTTCGAGCGGCAGGCACTGGAACTCACCAAGGGGCTGGTCTGA
- the gltX gene encoding glutamate--tRNA ligase codes for MTVTVRFAPSPTGRIHIGNARTALFNWLFAVKNRGRFIQRFDDTDVERSRQEFADSILYDLHWLGIFPDQTEYQSRRFESYDAAVEKLKAAGVLYACYETPEELDLRRKVRRTRGLPPVYGREALKLSAADRAEYEHDGRRPHWRFLLPNFKSDPFETERTEIHWNDVVRGEETVDLASLSDPVLVREDGTYLYTLPSVVDDIEMGVTHIIRGDDHVTNTGVQIALFHALGAEAPAFGHHNLLTTSSGEGLSKRTGALSIESLRESGIEPMAVASLAVLVGTSENVVATPSLAELAEKFDPEATSKSASKFDPDELVVLNRALLHHMSFAEVRDRLMLLGISGDHAEPFWLAVRGNLDKLSDATTWWRILREGPQPAAEFGDEDREFVGQALDLLPDEPWDGNVWKNWTGAVKKATGRKGKALFMPLRLALTGLESGPELADLLPLVGREGTLARRP; via the coding sequence ATGACAGTTACCGTTCGTTTCGCCCCTTCGCCCACCGGCCGCATCCATATCGGCAATGCGCGCACGGCCTTGTTCAACTGGCTCTTCGCCGTGAAGAACAGGGGCCGCTTCATCCAGCGCTTCGACGACACCGATGTCGAACGTTCGCGTCAGGAGTTTGCGGACTCGATCCTCTACGACCTGCACTGGCTCGGCATCTTCCCCGACCAGACCGAATATCAGTCGCGCCGTTTCGAAAGCTACGATGCCGCCGTCGAAAAGCTGAAGGCCGCCGGCGTGCTCTACGCCTGCTACGAGACGCCTGAGGAACTCGACCTGCGCCGCAAGGTGCGCCGTACCCGTGGCTTGCCGCCGGTCTACGGCCGGGAGGCGCTGAAGCTCTCCGCCGCTGACCGAGCCGAATACGAGCATGACGGCCGCCGGCCGCACTGGCGCTTCCTGCTGCCCAACTTCAAGTCCGATCCGTTCGAGACGGAGCGCACCGAAATCCACTGGAACGACGTGGTTCGCGGCGAGGAGACGGTCGACCTGGCGTCGCTTTCCGATCCCGTTCTGGTGCGCGAGGACGGTACCTATCTCTACACGCTGCCATCTGTCGTCGATGACATAGAGATGGGCGTCACCCACATCATCCGCGGCGATGACCATGTCACCAACACAGGCGTGCAGATCGCCCTGTTCCATGCGCTCGGCGCAGAGGCTCCTGCCTTCGGCCACCACAATCTCCTGACCACCAGTTCGGGCGAGGGGCTGTCGAAGCGCACCGGGGCTCTGTCCATCGAAAGCCTGCGCGAAAGCGGCATCGAGCCGATGGCGGTGGCGTCACTGGCGGTGCTGGTCGGTACCTCCGAGAACGTGGTGGCGACGCCGAGCCTCGCTGAGCTTGCCGAAAAATTCGATCCGGAGGCGACCTCCAAATCGGCTTCCAAGTTCGATCCCGACGAACTCGTGGTGCTCAACCGCGCGCTTTTGCATCACATGTCGTTTGCCGAGGTGCGTGACCGTCTCATGCTGCTTGGCATCAGCGGCGATCACGCGGAGCCGTTCTGGTTGGCGGTGCGTGGCAATCTCGACAAGCTCTCGGATGCCACCACCTGGTGGCGCATCCTGCGCGAAGGACCGCAGCCCGCTGCCGAATTCGGTGACGAGGATCGCGAGTTTGTCGGCCAGGCGCTCGACCTGCTGCCCGATGAGCCGTGGGACGGCAATGTCTGGAAGAACTGGACGGGAGCCGTGAAGAAGGCCACCGGCCGCAAGGGCAAGGCGCTGTTCATGCCGCTCAGGCTGGCCCTTACCGGGCTGGAGTCTGGCCCGGAGCTCGCAGATCTATTGCCCCTTGTGGGTCGGGAAGGAACTCTGGCCCGACGGCCCTGA
- a CDS encoding UDP-2,3-diacylglucosamine diphosphatase yields the protein MSGTNTRNFRTLFISDVHLGSKAAKADFLIDFLRHHEAEKIFLVGDIVDGWRLRRQWHWPQLHNDVVQKLLRQARKGTEITYIAGNHDEFARNFQGVHFGGIVVADRAIHEAADGKRFLVIHGDQFDAVVQNVRWLAYLGDFAYDAAMATNRVVARFRRTFGMPYWSFSSWAKVKVKKAVNFIGAFQQVLTEEARRSEVDGVICGHIHHAAIEDFDGIQYINTGDWVESCTAVAEDFDGSFVLLHWPHVMAGQLASEALVPMVLDQRRVEKAA from the coding sequence ATGTCCGGCACGAACACACGCAATTTCCGCACGCTGTTCATCTCCGACGTGCATCTGGGGTCGAAGGCCGCCAAGGCCGACTTCCTCATCGACTTCCTGCGACACCACGAGGCCGAGAAGATCTTTCTGGTCGGCGATATCGTCGATGGCTGGCGTCTGCGCCGGCAGTGGCATTGGCCGCAGTTGCACAATGACGTGGTGCAGAAGCTGCTTCGACAGGCGCGCAAGGGCACCGAGATTACCTACATCGCCGGCAACCACGACGAATTCGCCCGCAATTTCCAGGGCGTGCATTTCGGTGGCATCGTCGTTGCCGACCGCGCGATCCACGAGGCCGCCGACGGCAAGCGCTTCCTCGTCATCCATGGCGACCAGTTCGACGCAGTCGTGCAGAACGTGCGCTGGCTCGCTTACCTCGGCGATTTCGCCTATGACGCGGCGATGGCCACCAACCGCGTGGTGGCGCGCTTTCGCCGCACCTTCGGCATGCCCTACTGGTCGTTCTCGTCCTGGGCCAAGGTCAAGGTCAAGAAGGCAGTCAATTTCATCGGCGCCTTCCAGCAGGTGCTGACCGAGGAGGCGCGCCGCTCCGAGGTAGATGGCGTCATCTGCGGCCATATCCACCATGCAGCCATCGAGGATTTCGACGGCATCCAGTACATCAATACCGGCGACTGGGTCGAAAGCTGCACCGCTGTCGCGGAGGATTTCGACGGCAGCTTCGTTCTCCTGCACTGGCCGCATGTGATGGCCGGCCAGTTGGCTTCCGAGGCTCTCGTGCCGATGGTTCTCGACCAACGGCGCGTCGAAAAAGCCGCCTGA
- a CDS encoding metalloregulator ArsR/SmtB family transcription factor yields MNESDVFRALSDPTRRAVLDRLLAGEKNATELREGLEISQPAVSQHIAVLRGAGLINEERAGRHTNYSVNPDGLKPLFDWLTRYRAFWPDRVERLKTLLKEMDQ; encoded by the coding sequence ATGAACGAATCCGACGTCTTCCGTGCCCTCTCCGATCCGACGCGCCGTGCGGTGCTCGATCGCCTTCTCGCGGGCGAGAAAAACGCGACCGAACTGCGCGAAGGGCTCGAAATCTCGCAGCCTGCCGTGTCGCAGCACATAGCGGTGCTGCGCGGCGCCGGGCTGATCAATGAAGAACGGGCCGGCCGTCACACCAACTACAGCGTCAACCCGGATGGGCTGAAACCGCTGTTCGACTGGCTGACCCGCTACCGCGCGTTCTGGCCGGATCGCGTCGAACGGCTGAAGACCCTGCTCAAGGAGATGGACCAATGA
- a CDS encoding NADP-dependent malic enzyme, with the protein MAGEDKKKDALSDLDHAALFFHKHPVPGKLEIQATKPLGNQRDLALAYSPGVAAPCLAIKDDPETAADYTGRANLVAVISNGTAVLGLGNIGPLASKPVMEGKAVLFKKFAGIDVFDIEIDAPEIDQMVNTIAALEPTFGGINLEDIKAPECFEVEAQLKAKMAIPVFHDDQHGTAIIVAAAVLNGLELAGKKIEDVKIVTSGAGAAALACLNLLVSLGAKVENIWVTDRFGVAYKGRVDEMDRWKDPYVKDTNARVLADVIGGADVFLGLSAAGVLKPELLKEMAEKPLILALANPKPEIMPEEARAARPDAMICTGRSDFPNQVNNVLCFPYIFRGALDCGARAINEEMKMAAVRAIAALAREEPSDVAARAYSGETPTFGPDFLIPSPFDPRLILRIAPAVAKAACETGVASRPIADFAAYVDKLSRFVFRSGLVMKPIFSNAKQATAKRVIYADGEDERVLRAAQVVLEEDLARPILIGRPHVIEVRLKRYGLRIRPGVDFDIINPEDDPRYRHYVEVLIELGGRRGITPEAARTMVRTNNTVIAAIAVRRGDADAMICGLEGRFERHLRNVQQIVGVRDGIQDRDLSTLSMLISQRGVLFFTDTYVTVDPSAEEIAEMTILAAEEIRRFGIEPKAALVSHSNFGSRDTPSARKMREAAEILKRIAPKLQADGEMHGDSALSEALRQRVYPHSTLKGEANLLVFPNLDAANIALTTVKTMMDALHVGPILLGTAQPAHILTPSVTSRGVVNMTALAVVEASQRAQATVQSPAG; encoded by the coding sequence ATGGCTGGGGAAGACAAGAAGAAGGACGCGCTGTCCGATCTGGATCACGCCGCCCTTTTCTTCCACAAGCACCCTGTCCCCGGTAAGCTCGAGATCCAGGCGACCAAGCCGCTCGGCAACCAGCGCGACCTGGCGCTCGCCTATTCGCCTGGCGTCGCCGCGCCCTGCCTCGCCATCAAGGACGACCCCGAGACCGCCGCCGACTACACCGGCCGGGCCAATCTCGTCGCGGTGATCTCCAACGGCACCGCCGTTCTCGGCCTCGGCAATATCGGCCCGCTGGCGTCCAAGCCGGTGATGGAAGGCAAGGCGGTGCTGTTCAAGAAGTTCGCCGGCATCGACGTCTTCGACATCGAGATCGACGCACCCGAGATCGACCAGATGGTCAACACCATCGCTGCGCTCGAGCCCACCTTCGGCGGCATCAATCTCGAAGACATCAAGGCGCCCGAGTGCTTCGAGGTCGAGGCGCAACTGAAGGCCAAGATGGCCATTCCGGTCTTCCACGACGACCAGCATGGCACCGCGATCATCGTCGCCGCCGCCGTGCTCAACGGCCTGGAACTCGCCGGGAAGAAGATCGAGGACGTCAAGATCGTGACGTCGGGCGCGGGTGCCGCAGCCCTTGCCTGCCTCAACCTCTTGGTCTCGCTCGGCGCCAAGGTCGAGAACATCTGGGTCACCGACCGCTTCGGCGTCGCCTATAAGGGCCGCGTCGACGAAATGGACCGCTGGAAGGATCCTTACGTCAAGGACACCAACGCCCGCGTGCTGGCCGACGTCATCGGCGGCGCCGACGTGTTCCTGGGCCTTTCGGCAGCCGGCGTACTGAAGCCCGAACTGTTGAAGGAGATGGCCGAGAAGCCGCTGATCCTGGCGCTCGCCAACCCCAAGCCAGAGATCATGCCCGAGGAGGCGCGCGCCGCCCGCCCCGACGCCATGATCTGCACCGGCCGGTCGGACTTCCCCAACCAGGTCAACAACGTCCTTTGCTTCCCCTATATCTTCCGTGGCGCGCTCGACTGCGGCGCACGCGCCATCAACGAGGAGATGAAGATGGCTGCTGTGCGCGCCATCGCGGCGCTCGCGCGCGAGGAGCCGTCGGATGTCGCCGCCCGCGCCTATTCCGGCGAGACGCCGACCTTCGGCCCCGACTTCCTGATCCCCTCGCCCTTCGATCCGCGCCTGATCCTGCGCATTGCGCCAGCGGTCGCCAAGGCTGCCTGCGAGACCGGCGTGGCGAGCCGTCCGATCGCCGATTTCGCCGCCTATGTCGACAAGCTCAGCCGCTTCGTCTTCCGCTCCGGCCTGGTGATGAAGCCGATCTTCTCCAATGCCAAGCAGGCGACGGCCAAGCGCGTCATCTATGCCGACGGCGAGGATGAGCGTGTGTTGCGCGCCGCTCAGGTCGTGCTCGAGGAAGACCTGGCAAGGCCGATCCTCATCGGCCGTCCGCATGTCATCGAGGTGCGTCTCAAGCGCTATGGCCTGCGCATCCGGCCGGGCGTCGACTTCGACATCATCAACCCCGAGGACGATCCGCGATACCGCCACTATGTGGAGGTGCTGATCGAGCTAGGCGGCCGCCGCGGCATCACACCCGAAGCAGCCCGCACCATGGTGCGCACCAACAATACGGTGATCGCCGCCATCGCCGTCCGGCGCGGCGATGCCGACGCGATGATCTGCGGCCTCGAAGGCCGTTTCGAGCGCCATTTGCGCAACGTCCAGCAGATCGTAGGCGTCCGCGATGGCATCCAGGATCGCGATCTGTCGACGCTCTCGATGCTGATTTCGCAGCGCGGCGTGCTGTTCTTCACCGACACCTATGTGACCGTCGACCCCTCGGCCGAAGAGATCGCCGAGATGACGATCCTCGCCGCCGAGGAAATCCGCCGCTTCGGCATCGAGCCCAAGGCCGCGCTTGTGTCGCATTCGAATTTCGGCTCGCGCGACACGCCGAGCGCCCGCAAGATGCGCGAAGCCGCCGAGATCCTGAAGCGCATCGCGCCGAAGCTGCAGGCCGACGGCGAAATGCATGGCGACTCGGCATTGTCGGAGGCGTTGCGCCAGCGCGTTTATCCGCATTCGACGCTGAAGGGCGAAGCCAATCTCCTGGTCTTCCCCAATCTCGATGCGGCCAACATCGCCCTGACCACGGTCAAGACGATGATGGATGCGCTGCATGTCGGGCCGATCCTGCTCGGCACAGCACAGCCTGCACACATCCTGACACCTTCGGTCACCTCGCGCGGCGTCGTCAACATGACTGCACTCGCGGTCGTGGAAGCTTCGCAGCGTGCCCAGGCGACGGTGCAGTCGCCGGCGGGCTGA
- a CDS encoding DUF2865 domain-containing protein: protein MFGRKTGKTTSKRAAAWPMALALSLLATAQALAAPPECALLKRQLAQLSGSVVQLDEYGNAADTQRDQIDLARIRAADLGCDRAVSGETVAACAELNARISAMQDNLGRLEQNGATAPSKTDRRERIRILDALELAGCNAQTPEEAAAASGEEDPLDEPSDVTIIRGGAAESLSSNESYPQHIVIGRSNEPGTGEYRTLCVRTCDGYSFPMSNGADLQDFQRDQQNCEASCPGTEIELFYHLRDGQPQESMVSARSGQPYRNLPTAYRYKRVDLPRVPSCGCNISQNKDFSILAGEGRAVTAKPKPAAVAEPAPPAASPSQPPDPNRKVRAVGPEFLPDPQGAIDLRAPGQTPAR from the coding sequence ATGTTCGGACGCAAGACAGGCAAGACGACAAGCAAACGGGCGGCGGCCTGGCCGATGGCATTGGCCCTGTCGCTGCTTGCCACGGCCCAAGCGCTCGCAGCACCGCCCGAATGCGCGTTGCTGAAACGACAACTGGCGCAATTGTCCGGCAGCGTCGTGCAGCTCGATGAATATGGCAACGCCGCCGACACGCAGCGCGACCAGATCGACCTTGCCCGGATCAGGGCAGCCGACCTCGGTTGCGACCGCGCTGTATCGGGCGAAACCGTCGCGGCCTGCGCCGAGCTCAACGCCAGGATTTCGGCGATGCAGGACAATCTCGGCAGGCTCGAGCAGAACGGCGCGACCGCGCCGAGCAAAACCGACAGGCGCGAGCGCATCCGCATCCTCGATGCGCTGGAGCTTGCCGGCTGCAATGCACAGACACCGGAAGAGGCCGCGGCGGCCAGCGGCGAAGAGGATCCGCTCGACGAGCCATCGGATGTGACGATCATCCGTGGCGGCGCGGCGGAAAGCCTGAGCTCCAACGAAAGCTATCCGCAGCACATCGTGATCGGTCGCAGCAATGAGCCGGGCACGGGCGAATACCGGACGCTGTGCGTGCGGACCTGCGACGGCTATTCGTTCCCGATGTCGAATGGGGCCGACCTGCAGGATTTCCAGCGCGACCAGCAGAACTGTGAAGCCAGTTGCCCGGGAACCGAGATCGAGCTGTTCTACCATCTAAGGGACGGCCAGCCGCAGGAAAGCATGGTGTCGGCACGCTCCGGCCAGCCCTATCGCAACCTGCCGACAGCCTATCGCTACAAGCGCGTCGACCTGCCACGCGTGCCCTCATGCGGCTGCAACATCAGCCAGAACAAGGATTTTTCCATCCTGGCAGGCGAAGGCCGTGCGGTGACGGCCAAGCCGAAGCCGGCGGCAGTGGCCGAACCGGCACCTCCAGCGGCCAGCCCGAGCCAGCCGCCGGATCCCAACCGCAAGGTCAGGGCCGTCGGGCCAGAGTTCCTTCCCGACCCACAAGGGGCAATAGATCTGCGAGCTCCGGGCCAGACTCCAGCCCGGTAA
- the dgcA gene encoding N-acetyl-D-Glu racemase DgcA, with product MSRVLSAISERFPIAGTFTISRGSKTEAEVISVTIAESGAIGRGECVPYKRYGETMESVAEAIEQVRRAVEDGASRDELLGLMQPGAARNAVDCALWDLEAKLSGVPVSRTLGLGAPHALETAYTLSLGEPEAMAAQARANAARPLLKVKIGGDNDIARIRAVVEAAPSSRLILDANEGWTDANIAENLATAAELGIALIEQPLPAGADAILARIPHPVPICADESVHVAANLAELKGRYDAVNIKLDKSGGMTAAIELRDQARALGFQIMVGCMVGTSLAMAPAVLLAQGADFVDLDGPLLLARDRTPGLIYEGSMVSPPLPELWG from the coding sequence ATGTCGCGTGTCCTTTCGGCCATTTCCGAGCGCTTTCCCATCGCCGGAACCTTCACCATTTCGCGCGGTTCCAAGACCGAAGCGGAGGTGATCTCGGTCACGATCGCCGAATCAGGTGCAATCGGGCGCGGCGAGTGCGTGCCCTACAAGCGCTATGGCGAGACCATGGAGAGCGTTGCCGAGGCGATCGAGCAGGTCCGCCGAGCGGTCGAAGACGGCGCCTCGCGCGACGAATTGCTTGGATTGATGCAGCCGGGTGCTGCGCGCAACGCCGTCGACTGCGCGCTGTGGGACCTTGAGGCCAAGCTGAGCGGCGTTCCGGTCAGCCGCACCCTCGGCCTCGGCGCTCCCCACGCGCTGGAAACCGCCTACACCCTGTCCTTGGGCGAGCCCGAGGCGATGGCGGCCCAGGCGCGCGCCAATGCCGCGCGTCCGCTGCTCAAGGTCAAGATCGGCGGCGACAACGACATCGCGCGCATCCGCGCGGTGGTCGAGGCCGCCCCCAGCAGCCGCCTGATCCTCGATGCCAACGAAGGCTGGACCGACGCCAACATCGCCGAGAATCTGGCAACGGCAGCCGAACTTGGCATCGCCCTGATCGAGCAGCCGCTGCCGGCTGGCGCCGACGCGATCCTCGCCAGAATTCCGCACCCGGTGCCGATCTGCGCCGACGAAAGCGTGCATGTCGCGGCCAACCTGGCGGAGCTCAAAGGCCGCTATGATGCGGTCAACATCAAGCTCGACAAGTCAGGCGGGATGACCGCGGCAATCGAGCTGCGCGACCAGGCCCGCGCGCTCGGCTTCCAGATCATGGTCGGCTGCATGGTGGGCACGTCGCTGGCCATGGCGCCAGCCGTGCTTTTGGCGCAGGGCGCCGATTTCGTCGACCTGGACGGACCGCTGCTTTTGGCCCGCGACCGCACGCCCGGCCTTATCTATGAGGGCTCAATGGTGTCGCCGCCCCTGCCCGAGCTTTGGGGCTGA